The segment AAGGGAAAGTTTTAAATCCGTAACTTCCTGAACGGTATTAACAAGCCAATCCATTAAGGAATCGCCATCTTTGCGAGCGGGACCGATGTTCAGATCAAGATAATGCATCCCGGCTTTAGCTTCGGCTTTGGCAAGTTCGCGGATAGGATCTTGTAAACGCTTCTTAAGCGCACTGCCGATTGTTTTCGACATAATATTTATATTTTCACCAATCAATATCATAACTTATTCCTCACGCTTTCCATGTTTTTAAAAAAGAAGGTATATGAGAACCCTCACGCGGCCCCACAATTATTTCCCAATCGGGGAGCTCTTCTTCCAAAGCACCGCTTTCAATGGCAATATAACCCGGAATTATCAGTTTACGGTGGTTGATTTTATCGGCAATGCCGCTTTTCTTAACAAAAGAGGCAATAATATCGGCGCTGAATTTACCGGCAGCCCAAGCGGTCATAACCGAAAGCCCTTCGGTATCCTTTATTAAAAGATACGACGGAACGCGGCTGCTTTCGATTTCACCGGAAACAATAAAGTATGTCAGCGAGAAATTACATGTTAGCAGAACCGGAGAGTCTGCACCGGGTCCGGCAATTTCATAAATATTTTCCGTTGTTGCCAAAGGCCTTTGGGGGTCGCTGAAAATATTCATCCGCAATACCAAAAGCGGAAAAAGGGTATCGCCCGTAAAATCGGAAAGAACAATAATCCCGGCGTACTTAGCAATAAAGGTAGCCGCTACCAGAGCCTCTTTTTGGGGGTCGGCACACATCTTTCCGACCATAACGATAGTCGGATAGCCAAGTGAGCGCATTTTCTGATTAAGGGCGGCACGTCGGATTGCGACTTGATCTCTTAGCGCATCCTTTATATCTTTTATGCCGGTATCAATCACTATATTTTTAATCCCCGCTTGCTCAAGCAGGGAAGTTAATTTTATAATCCCGTCAAGGCTCGCGTCTTTTACCGCAACCGGACAGGCATATTTCTTAACTAAAGGAATAATATTATCGCAGTTATTTTGCGTTACGGCATAAATTAACGGATTTTTATCGGCACAGAGCGACAAAGCTGATTCCAATACGAGAGGATTATCACAAATTAACATAATATTGGCATTAGTTTGTTGTAAAACCTTATTTACAAGACCGGTATACGCCTCGGCATTCCCCGAACAGCATTCTAAGGCGACCATCTCAGCGCAGAGAGCCTCTCCGACTCGTTCATAGGTAAGGGTGTTAAATTTCTCTAACCGGCTGTCAATTTCAATTTCCGACATATCATCGCTGATTAATATAGCAATGGCAGGCGGGTTTTCAAACCTTTTTTCATGGCGGAACATTACCGTTTCTCCGCCAATCGTTTTAGCATTTTTACCGCTTCCGATAACAACCGGCCTAATGGGGGGTGTTGAGGCCTCTTCCAATTTTTGTCTGGCTTCTTCCGAAAGATACGGGCATTTCGCAAGTTCCGTCTTTCCGGCAGCCAAACTCATTGCAAAGGCCAAGCAAGTCGGGACACCGCATTCTCCGCAATTCGTTTTCGGTAATAATTTGAATATTTCTATACCCGTAATCGCCATTTAAATAATCCTTTGTCCCATTATACCTATATTATTGCTTCCATCAAAAGGGCAGGGTGCCCCGCCGCTTTTAAAAAGGCTAAAACCGATTCTTCGTCGGTGCCTATGCTTTCATCGGCAATTTTATCCAACATACCGATAATTTCAGGGCCCTTCCCCCGTCTGCCGAAGTTGTCGCAAATCCATTTTTTAAGGGCCAGCGGCATCCAAACTATCCTTTGAACCCCGCCCTCGGCAAAGATAAATTTATCCTGCACGATATTGTAGCGGCTATGCCCCATAAAGCCGGGGATATCCAGTTCCCCTTTTATATTATCGATTATAGTTTTAAAATCCATACCGCAAGGGGTCATCCCGTTATAGTCTTTATCGGCAATCATAATACCGTTACACTGAGGTAAAACCACCGAAACACACTCCACCCATTCCGAGGTTGGCATCGGTTTCTCCATAATATCGTAAAGATTGTAACAGTTCATTTTACCCTGTGAAGCTGCTTTAACAAAATTATTAATACCTTGCCATTGCCCCAAGTTTGAATCCAACATTTTTTGCTTGAGGATAGGTTTATTGGGGCCTGTCGGCTCAATTTCATAAGCCGCCTTGCAATCCAGCCAGCTGTAAGAACCGCAGGGACTGCTTCTCTGGGGGCTTATTGTACAAACATGAAACGGGAAAAATGACTGACAAATCGTACACGAATAAAACGTATCGACACCTTCATCGGTTATCCCTTCCACACGTGCGTCACGCTCGGCGTAAATCGGCCTTGCCTTATTTAAAATTTCGGCTGCTTTTTTTGCGTCCGTATAGATTTTTACTTGTGTTTTGTCGATAATCCGTTCGTAATCGTTATGCAATTTTTCATAAAGGATAGCACCGATATGCCGTAACGAAAAACCTTTCAAAGCAACCGATTTACTAACCTTGATATGCCCCATATCTCTCTGTCCGGTATGCATTACCCCTTTTGTTCGGTTTAAAATGCGATGGATTTGCTTTTCCAGCACCGGTTCAAAGTCAGGCTGCATATTCTTACCCGCCACTTCGATAATAATTGCCAGCGGGAGAGTGTCTCCAATAGCGCAATCTTGTATATCGGGGCCAAACAGTTCTATTTTACCGTCGGTAATTTCTTCACACGCTAGGGTAGTAACCCATTCAACCATAGAACTTGTTCTGCCGCCAAATTGAATATAAAGGTCCTCGGCACGAATCCTTTCACCTTCAAATTCCGGGCCGTACAAAAACGGGAAGTTTGTTATTTTTACCATAATTGACCCTGTAAGAGGCGGTTTTTGAAACGCGGCTCGGATAATTTTTTCAAGCCGCAGTTAGCTCGATTAACATTTCTTTTACGAGCCTGATTGCTTCGGGATGCCTCATAATCAAAATATCGGCACCAGCGGTTGCCAGCGTCATAGCCGACATCGCCTCCAGCATAACGGCACGCTTTGTTATATCACCAAGGCTTGGGTTTTCTTCGGTGGGAATTCTAACTTCTTTTGTTTTCCAAGTTTCCGCGGCAATATTACAAATTATAGGATATTGCAATTTTTCATCGTTTTGAGTTAGCGCCGCAATCTGCATCCGCTCCATAACGGAATAAGCATATTCAATACCGTAGCCGATACTGCTAACGGTAGGATCCATAATAATTTTATCGTCAGGGACACCCAAGTTGCCCAAAAGAATATTAAGCTGTTTTGCTAAATTGATATCAATCGGGCTGCAAGCAATAACGGTATGCCCGCATTCTATTGCAATCGGGGCGATGTTTTTGTAATTTCCTTCTTCAAGAGGACCTATAATCAGGTTTTCGCCCCTGCAAATCTCGCTGACTTTGGTTAAAACTTCCGTATCTTTTTCATGATTGGAGGTCCCCCAAACTATTAAGGGAACATCTATCGCTTCGGCAACTTTTTTAACAATCAAAGCGGCGTTATCGGCATCACCGTCAAGCCCGTTAGGGTCGGTACCTGCCAATTGCAAACAAATCATCTGCGCGCCGTATTCCTTGATGCATTTTTGAGCCCATTTCACCGGATCGTGGATTACATCCGCAAACGGTTTAATAGCGGCTTCGGTCCAATCGTCCGCTACCGCGTCGTAGACTTCCATTGCAATTACCGGAACATGCGGCATTGATCCGTCAAAAGAATAAAAAGGGTAGGCCGTTTCACCGCCGACGGTAACCGCACCGGCACCTTTTCCGAGCGTAATTTCTCTGATTTGACCGTTATAGGGTATTTGGGGGGTTTCAAAAGCCATTTAAACCTCCGGGTTAAGCAAATTAATAATCTTGGCCGCTTTAATCGTGTTCGACATTAACATCGCAATTGTCATCGGCCCTACACCGCCGGGAACAGGGGTTATCGCACTTGCTTTTTCTTTTACCGATTTAAAATCAACATCTCCGCAAATAACCGCCTTACCGTCCGCTGTTTCACCAATTCGATGCGTACTGGCATCAATAACTATAACACCTTCTTTAACCATATCGGCGGTAATAAAGCGCGGCTTACTGCCGGCGGCGGCAATTAAAATATCGGCTCGGCGCGTATGAGAAGCCAAATCTTTGGTTTTAGTATGACAAACCGTTACCGTGGCGTTAGCGCCTTTAGCTTTTTGCATTAGCATTCCGGCCATCGGTTTCCCTAAAATATTACTTCTGCCGATAATTACAATATCGGCGCCCTCGGTCTCGATACCGTATGTTTCAAAAAGAACCTGTATCCCAAGAGGGGTGCACGGCAGATAATTGGCTTTGCCAATCATTAGATTGCCCATACTTTCGGGGTTAAAACCGTCAACATCTTTAATGGCGTTTATTGCCGCCAGGATAGTGTTTTCGTGGATGTGGGAGGGGAGGGGAACCTGTACCAATATCCCGTGTATTTTAGGTTCACTGTTTAGCCTATCAATTAAAGAAAGTAATTCTTCCTCGGTCGTTTCGGCCGGTAAATCGTAATTTTCGGAATATAAACCCATCGCTTCGCACGTTTTTACTTTCATCGAAACGTACAACTGTGATGCCGGATCGCCGCCGACCAATACCGTCGCCAACCCCGGCACAATATTGTATTCTTTTTTTAGGCGCACAACCTCTTCCGTTAGTTCTTCACGGATATGTTTGGCGGTCGCCGTTCCGTCTATAATCATTGCAGGCATAATTTATTTCCCTCCCAGTGTTACCGACGGGAATTCACCGCTATCGGTGTGCGGTAGAAAAAGCGCAGCAACATAATTGTCCATAAATAAGTTATTTTCGGATAATTCAAGATGTGTCATCATCGATGCAATTTTTAATCCGTCTTTAATAAGATCACGAGAAAATGCCGATAATCTGGCTCCCAATAAAGAGCCGTTACCGGCAAAAACAAATTTATTTTTAGGGATATCAGGTAAAAGCCCGATAATAATCGCGTTTGCAATATCGATATGGTTACCGAAAGTGCCGGCAATAATAACTTGTTCCAAGTCCTTAAATTCCTTATCGACACTTTGCAATAACGTTTTATAACCGGCAAACATCCCTGCCTTGGAGCGAACCAGATTTGCGATATCGGCCTCGGTGAGAACGATATCCTTATATGTTTGTGTTTCGTCGGCATAGGCTAACACGTATTCAAAGCCGTCATCGCCCTCTCTGATTCTGCGGTTCAATAACCCTCTGTTGAATTTACCGCTTGGGTCTATCACCCCTTTTTCAAGCAGTTTGGCACCGATATTAATTAAACCCGAACCGCAAATGCCTTTCGGTTTAGCGTTATCAATTGTGGTAATTACCGGTTCATAGGTTTTAGGGTCAATATCAAAGCCTTCGATAGCCCCCGAAGTGGCAATCATCCCGTGTTTAATTCCGCCTCCTTCAAAAGTCGGCCCGGCAGAACACGCGGCAGTAATCATCCAATCTTTATTGCCAAGTACAATTTCTCCGTTTGTTCCGATATCGATATAAAGAGTCAATTTATCTTTTTGATAGATACCGGTCCCCAGCATTCCCGATACAATATCACCGCCGACATAACTGGCAACGCAGGGCATGGTATAAACATAAACAGAAGCGGATGTTTCCAATCCGATACTCTGGGCTTTAATAAGAGGCAAGAAAGCGGCAGTCGGAACATACGGCGATAAGCGCAAATATTTCGGATTTAAGCCAAACAGCAAGTGAGTTATAACGGTATTGGCGGCAAATATAATATGCGTAATTTCATTGATTTGAACATTCGCTTTTTTGGCAAGGTTTTTAAGCATGTCGTTTAAGGTAGCAATAACCGCTTTTTGCAGTTTTTCCATGCCATCCGATTTTTGAGCCCAGGCAATGCGGCTAATAACATCTTCTCCGTAACTAATCTGGCGGTTGTAATCGATACCTTGGCTAATTACTCGCCCGCGGTTTAAGTCCAGGAGTTGCCCTCTGACCGCGGTTGTACCGATATCAAAAACAAGCGCAAAATTACGCGCTCTGGTATCTCCGCTTTCTATGTTTATCAATTTATATGCGTTTTCGGTTTCTTCAAGAAGTGTAACGGTGGCATTCCAGCCGCCCGCTCTTAAGGTTTCCGCCAATATATCAAGAATGTCACTCTCAACGGCAACCTGTTGTATTCCGCCTTGTATCTTAAGCCCCTTAAGAAGACGCGCAAGGTCATCCGTATTATCTTCCATAGTGGGCGGAGTTAACCGCAAGAAAACCTTTTTAACGGGCGGGTTAAATTTCCAACCGCTTACCAATGAACATGAAGATAAAAGCTCCTCTTTGGAAAGAATTGCCTTCTCCAATTTAGACGTTACCGGAATTTCAACAACAAGGTCGGACAGGATTCTGCTTTTACAGGCCTGCCTGACACCTTTTTTGTAATCTTGTTCAGATACTTTATCCGTCCTTACGCTTTCAACCTGACCGCGTTTAATAATTACATTACATGTTCCGCAAACACCGGCACCGCCGCACGAAGCATTGATATGCACACCGGCGGCAACCGAGATTTCCATCAGGTTATCTCCCGGCTTGGCAAGGATATCAACGTTATCCGGTTCAAAGTGTACGTTATATCTGATTTCGGTATAATCGTCCGGCATATTTAAAAGAGTCCTTTTATTTTTCCGCTTTCAACATCAACGTCAATACGGCGGTAAGCAGGGTCGGAACCGGTTCCGGGCATCAATTTAATATCTCCGGCCACCGGAACAACAAAGCCCGCTCCATTGTAAGTCAATACATCTCTTATAGGCAAAGTCCACCCTTTGGGACGCCCTTTAATTGCAGGGTCGTGGGTCAGGCTTAAGTGCGTTTTAACCATACAAGTCGCCATTTTGTTAATGTTTGGATCTTTTTCAAGTCTTTCAATTTTGGCATTTGCTTCGGATGAGTAGCTTACGCCATCGGCACCGTAAACCTCTTTGGCGATAATATCAATTCTTTGCTTTATTGAGGTGTTATCATCGTAAAGCAGTTTGAAATCAACTTTTTCTTCACAAGCCTCAATAACCGCATCGGCAAGCTCTAAAGCGCCCGCGCCGCCCTTTAACCAGTGCTCTGAAAGGGCAACTCTGGCTCCGGTTTGACCGGCAATCCTTTTTACGATTTCAATTTCGGCTTTGGTATCCGTATAAAAACCGTTAATACAGACAACAGGATTTATCCCCGCCTTTTTAACGGTTTCAATATGGGCAACAAGGTTCTCGCAGCCCTTTTCAACCAAGCCGACATTTTCTTCGGTATAAGCGGAATCCAACGGTTTCCCGGGTTCAACCTTGGGGCCGCCGCCATGCATTTTAAGGGCTCGAACGGTGGCAACAATAACCGCGCAATTAGGAACAAGGCCGCTAAGCCTGCATTTGATATTCCAAAATTTTTCAAAACCGATATCCGCTCCAAAACCGCTTTCGGTAACATGATAATCGGAAAGTTTTAATGCCACCTGATCGGCAACAATGGATGATTGGCCCACCGCAATATTGGCAAAAGGTCCGGCATGGACCATCACCGGCTGTCCTTCAATTGTTTGCAGTAAGTTGGGATTTGCGGCTCTTACCATCCAAGCCGTCATCGCCCCGTCAACTTCAAGGTCTTTAGTTGTTACGGGGTTACCTTGTTTATCGTAAGCTACAACTATTTTTGAGATGCGCTCGCGCAGGTCTTTTAAGCTCGTAAAAACAGAAAGGATTGCCATCACCTCGGAACTAACCGAGATTGCAAAACCGGAACGCATCATAAAACCGTCCGTTTTATCGCCAATCCCGATGACTATATCGCGTAAAGACTGGGCGCAAAAATCGATAACCCATTTCATTTGGACGTTACGCGGGTCGATATCAAGGCGTTTTAAGTTTCTTTTAGCCAGAGTTTCATCATTGTAATTAAACTCATGCTGCAGCCTTGAAGTAAGCGCCACCATTGCCAAGTTATGGGCGTTAGTTACATTATCAATATCACCGGTAAGACCCAGTGAAAACGGGGTTAACGGAATGCATTGAGAAAGCCCGCCGCCGGCAGCACTGCCTTTAATATTAAAAGTAGGCCCCCCCGAAGGCTGTCTGATGGCGCCCGATACATTTTTGTTTCTTTTCGCAAGGCCCTGCACCAACCCCATTGTGGTGGTGCTTTTCCCTTCCCCGAGCGGGGTAGGGGTTATGGCGGTAACATCAATGTATTTTCCGTTCGGCCTGTTTTTTAAACGTTCTAAAAGCGGAGCAAAATCAACCTTCCCGATATAATGTCCGTAAGGAAGAAGTTCTTCTTTACGAATGCCCCAATTTTCGGCAAGAGAAGCAATCGGTAACATATTTTCTTCTGCTTTTTCCGCTATTTCCCAGTCTTTTAGTTTAGTAGGGTCAAGGGATGAAAAATCAAACTTTGCCATCTTAATGCCTTCCGCTCCTCTTTTTAAGTCAGTTAATCATAATTAAACGGTTATCGCTTAATTATACATTTATTCGGGGATATAAAGGAATATTTATTTACATAACATTATAATTATCTAAATTACAGAGCAGTTAACAAAACATCGGATGCAATCACA is part of the Dehalococcoidales bacterium genome and harbors:
- a CDS encoding bifunctional 5,10-methylenetetrahydrofolate dehydrogenase/5,10-methenyltetrahydrofolate cyclohydrolase codes for the protein MPAMIIDGTATAKHIREELTEEVVRLKKEYNIVPGLATVLVGGDPASQLYVSMKVKTCEAMGLYSENYDLPAETTEEELLSLIDRLNSEPKIHGILVQVPLPSHIHENTILAAINAIKDVDGFNPESMGNLMIGKANYLPCTPLGIQVLFETYGIETEGADIVIIGRSNILGKPMAGMLMQKAKGANATVTVCHTKTKDLASHTRRADILIAAAGSKPRFITADMVKEGVIVIDASTHRIGETADGKAVICGDVDFKSVKEKASAITPVPGGVGPMTIAMLMSNTIKAAKIINLLNPEV
- the acsC gene encoding acetyl-CoA decarbonylase/synthase complex subunit gamma; this encodes MAITGIEIFKLLPKTNCGECGVPTCLAFAMSLAAGKTELAKCPYLSEEARQKLEEASTPPIRPVVIGSGKNAKTIGGETVMFRHEKRFENPPAIAILISDDMSEIEIDSRLEKFNTLTYERVGEALCAEMVALECCSGNAEAYTGLVNKVLQQTNANIMLICDNPLVLESALSLCADKNPLIYAVTQNNCDNIIPLVKKYACPVAVKDASLDGIIKLTSLLEQAGIKNIVIDTGIKDIKDALRDQVAIRRAALNQKMRSLGYPTIVMVGKMCADPQKEALVAATFIAKYAGIIVLSDFTGDTLFPLLVLRMNIFSDPQRPLATTENIYEIAGPGADSPVLLTCNFSLTYFIVSGEIESSRVPSYLLIKDTEGLSVMTAWAAGKFSADIIASFVKKSGIADKINHRKLIIPGYIAIESGALEEELPDWEIIVGPREGSHIPSFLKTWKA
- a CDS encoding acetyl-CoA decarbonylase/synthase complex subunit delta gives rise to the protein MAFETPQIPYNGQIREITLGKGAGAVTVGGETAYPFYSFDGSMPHVPVIAMEVYDAVADDWTEAAIKPFADVIHDPVKWAQKCIKEYGAQMICLQLAGTDPNGLDGDADNAALIVKKVAEAIDVPLIVWGTSNHEKDTEVLTKVSEICRGENLIIGPLEEGNYKNIAPIAIECGHTVIACSPIDINLAKQLNILLGNLGVPDDKIIMDPTVSSIGYGIEYAYSVMERMQIAALTQNDEKLQYPIICNIAAETWKTKEVRIPTEENPSLGDITKRAVMLEAMSAMTLATAGADILIMRHPEAIRLVKEMLIELTAA
- a CDS encoding formate--tetrahydrofolate ligase; translation: MAKFDFSSLDPTKLKDWEIAEKAEENMLPIASLAENWGIRKEELLPYGHYIGKVDFAPLLERLKNRPNGKYIDVTAITPTPLGEGKSTTTMGLVQGLAKRNKNVSGAIRQPSGGPTFNIKGSAAGGGLSQCIPLTPFSLGLTGDIDNVTNAHNLAMVALTSRLQHEFNYNDETLAKRNLKRLDIDPRNVQMKWVIDFCAQSLRDIVIGIGDKTDGFMMRSGFAISVSSEVMAILSVFTSLKDLRERISKIVVAYDKQGNPVTTKDLEVDGAMTAWMVRAANPNLLQTIEGQPVMVHAGPFANIAVGQSSIVADQVALKLSDYHVTESGFGADIGFEKFWNIKCRLSGLVPNCAVIVATVRALKMHGGGPKVEPGKPLDSAYTEENVGLVEKGCENLVAHIETVKKAGINPVVCINGFYTDTKAEIEIVKRIAGQTGARVALSEHWLKGGAGALELADAVIEACEEKVDFKLLYDDNTSIKQRIDIIAKEVYGADGVSYSSEANAKIERLEKDPNINKMATCMVKTHLSLTHDPAIKGRPKGWTLPIRDVLTYNGAGFVVPVAGDIKLMPGTGSDPAYRRIDVDVESGKIKGLF
- a CDS encoding ASKHA domain-containing protein, giving the protein MPDDYTEIRYNVHFEPDNVDILAKPGDNLMEISVAAGVHINASCGGAGVCGTCNVIIKRGQVESVRTDKVSEQDYKKGVRQACKSRILSDLVVEIPVTSKLEKAILSKEELLSSCSLVSGWKFNPPVKKVFLRLTPPTMEDNTDDLARLLKGLKIQGGIQQVAVESDILDILAETLRAGGWNATVTLLEETENAYKLINIESGDTRARNFALVFDIGTTAVRGQLLDLNRGRVISQGIDYNRQISYGEDVISRIAWAQKSDGMEKLQKAVIATLNDMLKNLAKKANVQINEITHIIFAANTVITHLLFGLNPKYLRLSPYVPTAAFLPLIKAQSIGLETSASVYVYTMPCVASYVGGDIVSGMLGTGIYQKDKLTLYIDIGTNGEIVLGNKDWMITAACSAGPTFEGGGIKHGMIATSGAIEGFDIDPKTYEPVITTIDNAKPKGICGSGLINIGAKLLEKGVIDPSGKFNRGLLNRRIREGDDGFEYVLAYADETQTYKDIVLTEADIANLVRSKAGMFAGYKTLLQSVDKEFKDLEQVIIAGTFGNHIDIANAIIIGLLPDIPKNKFVFAGNGSLLGARLSAFSRDLIKDGLKIASMMTHLELSENNLFMDNYVAALFLPHTDSGEFPSVTLGGK